A genomic region of Zea mays cultivar B73 chromosome 6, Zm-B73-REFERENCE-NAM-5.0, whole genome shotgun sequence contains the following coding sequences:
- the LOC103629270 gene encoding WAT1-related protein At5g64700 isoform X1, translated as MEAKKPYLIAVVIQLIYAGMFVVSKAAFDHGVNTFVFIFYRMAAASLLLLPVAITLQRKNVRSMSMGLLLKLFFYALIGNTFSLNLYNVSMKWTSATVASASSNSMPVIAFCLALLLRMEAVSLRSRSGVAKVAGVALCAAGVLVLAFYAGPALSPVTRRRAAFFAAAHHATDKHHPASGGTAWVEGAFFMVLANVTWALWIVLQSALLKEYPNKMLVTVTQCVFSMTQSFVVAVVAERGDFSEWKLRFDISLLAILYTGFVVTGVSYYLQAWCMEMKGPVFLAMSNPLCFVFTIFCSSFFLGEIVHLGSIVGGALLVAGLYSVLWGKSREAMESEAEGMEDHAPSSMDEQA; from the exons ATGGAGGCGAAGAAGCCTTACCTGATCGCCGTCGTCATACAGCTTATATACGCCGGCATGTTCGTCGTCTCCAAGGCAGCCTTCGACCATGGCGTCAACACCTTCGTCTTCATCTTCTACAGGATGGCCGCCGCCTCGCTGCTCCTGCTGCCGGTAGCCATTACCCTCCAAAG GAAGAACGTGAGGTCCATGTCCATGGGCCTGCTCCTCAAGCTCTTCTTCTACGCCTTGATCGG GAACACATTCAGCTTGAACCTGTACAACGTGAGCATGAAGTGGACATCGGCGACCGTGGCGTCCGCGTCCAGCAACTCCATGCCGGTCATCGCCTTCTGCCTGGCGCTGCTGCTGAGGATGGAGGCGGTGAGTCTGAGGAGCCGCTCCGGCGTGGCCAAGGTCGCCGGCGTCGCTCTCTGCGCCGCCGGAGTCTTGGTCCTCGCCTTCTACGCCGGGCCGGCGCTCAGCCCCGTgacccgccgccgcgccgccttcTTCGCTGCCGCCCACCACGCAACGGACAAGCATCATCCGGCGAGCGGCGGGACGGCGTGGGTGGAAGGAGCGTTCTTCATGGTCCTCGCCAACGTCACGTGGGCCCTCTGGATCGTCCTGCAG TCCGCGTTGCTGaaagagtaccccaacaagatgcTTGTGACGGTGACGCAGTGCGTGTTCAGCATGACGCAGTCGTTCGTTGTGGCGGTGGTGGCCGAGAGGGGCGACTTCTCCGAGTGGAAGCTCCGGTTCGACATTAGCTTGTTAGCCATCCTTTACACG GGGTTTGTGGTAACGGGCGTGTCCTACTACCTCCAGGCATGGTGTATGGAGATGAAAGGCCCCGTCTTTCTGGCCATGTCCAACCCGCTCTGCTTCGTCTTCACCATATTCTGCTCGTCCTTCTTCCTCGGAGAGATCGTTCACCTTGGCAG CATCGTAGGTGGTGCTCTCCTGGTTGCAGGACTCTACAGCGTGTTGTGGGGTAAAAGCAGAGAAGCCATGGAGTCTGAGGCGGAGGGAATGGAAGATCACGCACCGTCATCCATGGACGAACAGGCGTGA
- the LOC103629270 gene encoding WAT1-related protein At5g64700 isoform X3, which yields MEAKKPYLIAVVIQLIYAGMFVVSKAAFDHGVNTFVFIFYRMAAASLLLLPVAITLQRNTFSLNLYNVSMKWTSATVASASSNSMPVIAFCLALLLRMEAVSLRSRSGVAKVAGVALCAAGVLVLAFYAGPALSPVTRRRAAFFAAAHHATDKHHPASGGTAWVEGAFFMVLANVTWALWIVLQSALLKEYPNKMLVTVTQCVFSMTQSFVVAVVAERGDFSEWKLRFDISLLAILYTGFVVTGVSYYLQAWCMEMKGPVFLAMSNPLCFVFTIFCSSFFLGEIVHLGSIVGGALLVAGLYSVLWGKSREAMESEAEGMEDHAPSSMDEQA from the exons ATGGAGGCGAAGAAGCCTTACCTGATCGCCGTCGTCATACAGCTTATATACGCCGGCATGTTCGTCGTCTCCAAGGCAGCCTTCGACCATGGCGTCAACACCTTCGTCTTCATCTTCTACAGGATGGCCGCCGCCTCGCTGCTCCTGCTGCCGGTAGCCATTACCCTCCAAAG GAACACATTCAGCTTGAACCTGTACAACGTGAGCATGAAGTGGACATCGGCGACCGTGGCGTCCGCGTCCAGCAACTCCATGCCGGTCATCGCCTTCTGCCTGGCGCTGCTGCTGAGGATGGAGGCGGTGAGTCTGAGGAGCCGCTCCGGCGTGGCCAAGGTCGCCGGCGTCGCTCTCTGCGCCGCCGGAGTCTTGGTCCTCGCCTTCTACGCCGGGCCGGCGCTCAGCCCCGTgacccgccgccgcgccgccttcTTCGCTGCCGCCCACCACGCAACGGACAAGCATCATCCGGCGAGCGGCGGGACGGCGTGGGTGGAAGGAGCGTTCTTCATGGTCCTCGCCAACGTCACGTGGGCCCTCTGGATCGTCCTGCAG TCCGCGTTGCTGaaagagtaccccaacaagatgcTTGTGACGGTGACGCAGTGCGTGTTCAGCATGACGCAGTCGTTCGTTGTGGCGGTGGTGGCCGAGAGGGGCGACTTCTCCGAGTGGAAGCTCCGGTTCGACATTAGCTTGTTAGCCATCCTTTACACG GGGTTTGTGGTAACGGGCGTGTCCTACTACCTCCAGGCATGGTGTATGGAGATGAAAGGCCCCGTCTTTCTGGCCATGTCCAACCCGCTCTGCTTCGTCTTCACCATATTCTGCTCGTCCTTCTTCCTCGGAGAGATCGTTCACCTTGGCAG CATCGTAGGTGGTGCTCTCCTGGTTGCAGGACTCTACAGCGTGTTGTGGGGTAAAAGCAGAGAAGCCATGGAGTCTGAGGCGGAGGGAATGGAAGATCACGCACCGTCATCCATGGACGAACAGGCGTGA
- the LOC103629270 gene encoding WAT1-related protein At5g64700 isoform X2, with amino-acid sequence MFVVSKAAFDHGVNTFVFIFYRMAAASLLLLPVAITLQRKNVRSMSMGLLLKLFFYALIGNTFSLNLYNVSMKWTSATVASASSNSMPVIAFCLALLLRMEAVSLRSRSGVAKVAGVALCAAGVLVLAFYAGPALSPVTRRRAAFFAAAHHATDKHHPASGGTAWVEGAFFMVLANVTWALWIVLQSALLKEYPNKMLVTVTQCVFSMTQSFVVAVVAERGDFSEWKLRFDISLLAILYTGFVVTGVSYYLQAWCMEMKGPVFLAMSNPLCFVFTIFCSSFFLGEIVHLGSIVGGALLVAGLYSVLWGKSREAMESEAEGMEDHAPSSMDEQA; translated from the exons ATGTTCGTCGTCTCCAAGGCAGCCTTCGACCATGGCGTCAACACCTTCGTCTTCATCTTCTACAGGATGGCCGCCGCCTCGCTGCTCCTGCTGCCGGTAGCCATTACCCTCCAAAG GAAGAACGTGAGGTCCATGTCCATGGGCCTGCTCCTCAAGCTCTTCTTCTACGCCTTGATCGG GAACACATTCAGCTTGAACCTGTACAACGTGAGCATGAAGTGGACATCGGCGACCGTGGCGTCCGCGTCCAGCAACTCCATGCCGGTCATCGCCTTCTGCCTGGCGCTGCTGCTGAGGATGGAGGCGGTGAGTCTGAGGAGCCGCTCCGGCGTGGCCAAGGTCGCCGGCGTCGCTCTCTGCGCCGCCGGAGTCTTGGTCCTCGCCTTCTACGCCGGGCCGGCGCTCAGCCCCGTgacccgccgccgcgccgccttcTTCGCTGCCGCCCACCACGCAACGGACAAGCATCATCCGGCGAGCGGCGGGACGGCGTGGGTGGAAGGAGCGTTCTTCATGGTCCTCGCCAACGTCACGTGGGCCCTCTGGATCGTCCTGCAG TCCGCGTTGCTGaaagagtaccccaacaagatgcTTGTGACGGTGACGCAGTGCGTGTTCAGCATGACGCAGTCGTTCGTTGTGGCGGTGGTGGCCGAGAGGGGCGACTTCTCCGAGTGGAAGCTCCGGTTCGACATTAGCTTGTTAGCCATCCTTTACACG GGGTTTGTGGTAACGGGCGTGTCCTACTACCTCCAGGCATGGTGTATGGAGATGAAAGGCCCCGTCTTTCTGGCCATGTCCAACCCGCTCTGCTTCGTCTTCACCATATTCTGCTCGTCCTTCTTCCTCGGAGAGATCGTTCACCTTGGCAG CATCGTAGGTGGTGCTCTCCTGGTTGCAGGACTCTACAGCGTGTTGTGGGGTAAAAGCAGAGAAGCCATGGAGTCTGAGGCGGAGGGAATGGAAGATCACGCACCGTCATCCATGGACGAACAGGCGTGA
- the LOC103629270 gene encoding WAT1-related protein At5g64700 isoform X4, with protein sequence MEAKKPYLIAVVIQLIYAGMFVVSKAAFDHGVNTFVFIFYRMAAASLLLLPVAITLQRKNVRSMSMGLLLKLFFYALIGNTFSLNLYNVSMKWTSATVASASSNSMPVIAFCLALLLRMEAVSLRSRSGVAKVAGVALCAAGVLVLAFYAGPALSPVTRRRAAFFAAAHHATDKHHPASGGTAWVEGAFFMVLANVTWALWIVLQSALLKEYPNKMLVTVTQCVFSMTQSFVVAVVAERGDFSEWKLRFDISLLAILYTGFVVTGVSYYLQAWCMEMKGPVFLAMSNPLCFVFTIFCSSFFLGEIVHLGRTLQRVVG encoded by the exons ATGGAGGCGAAGAAGCCTTACCTGATCGCCGTCGTCATACAGCTTATATACGCCGGCATGTTCGTCGTCTCCAAGGCAGCCTTCGACCATGGCGTCAACACCTTCGTCTTCATCTTCTACAGGATGGCCGCCGCCTCGCTGCTCCTGCTGCCGGTAGCCATTACCCTCCAAAG GAAGAACGTGAGGTCCATGTCCATGGGCCTGCTCCTCAAGCTCTTCTTCTACGCCTTGATCGG GAACACATTCAGCTTGAACCTGTACAACGTGAGCATGAAGTGGACATCGGCGACCGTGGCGTCCGCGTCCAGCAACTCCATGCCGGTCATCGCCTTCTGCCTGGCGCTGCTGCTGAGGATGGAGGCGGTGAGTCTGAGGAGCCGCTCCGGCGTGGCCAAGGTCGCCGGCGTCGCTCTCTGCGCCGCCGGAGTCTTGGTCCTCGCCTTCTACGCCGGGCCGGCGCTCAGCCCCGTgacccgccgccgcgccgccttcTTCGCTGCCGCCCACCACGCAACGGACAAGCATCATCCGGCGAGCGGCGGGACGGCGTGGGTGGAAGGAGCGTTCTTCATGGTCCTCGCCAACGTCACGTGGGCCCTCTGGATCGTCCTGCAG TCCGCGTTGCTGaaagagtaccccaacaagatgcTTGTGACGGTGACGCAGTGCGTGTTCAGCATGACGCAGTCGTTCGTTGTGGCGGTGGTGGCCGAGAGGGGCGACTTCTCCGAGTGGAAGCTCCGGTTCGACATTAGCTTGTTAGCCATCCTTTACACG GGGTTTGTGGTAACGGGCGTGTCCTACTACCTCCAGGCATGGTGTATGGAGATGAAAGGCCCCGTCTTTCTGGCCATGTCCAACCCGCTCTGCTTCGTCTTCACCATATTCTGCTCGTCCTTCTTCCTCGGAGAGATCGTTCACCTTGGCAG GACTCTACAGCGTGTTGTGGGGTAA